In a genomic window of Muntiacus reevesi chromosome 1, mMunRee1.1, whole genome shotgun sequence:
- the LOC136160784 gene encoding spidroin-2-like, producing MGAGSPGAREPGAGTLGAWSPGDGSREPGSREPGRGSPGARQPGRGSPGAREPGSPGAGSPGARESRSREPGSPGAREPGTREPESPGAGIWEPGSPGAGSPRAREPGSPRAGGRDPGSLGAWEPGSLGPASPEQTPGSTEPGSAGAGSAGAGSLEPGSPGARSPGAREPGAREPGAGSPGAREPGSLEHRSRETGSREPRSPGAGSPGAGSPGDGSREPGSPRAGGRDPGSLEPGRWEPGAREPGAREGEPGSPGAREGEPGSPGAREPRSREPGSPGAGRPVAWSPGAREPGAREPGSQDPVAREPGSREPGSPRAGGRDPGSLGAWEPGSLGPASPEQTPGSTVTSLQQLSSLRLGAREPGAREPGSAGAGSPGAREPGAREPGAGSPGSREPRSREPGSREPGSPGAREPGSREPGSQGPGSPGAGSPGAGRLV from the exons atgggagccgggagcccgggagcccgaGAGCCGGGGGccgggaccctgggagcctggagcccggGAGATGggagccgggagcccgggagccgggagcccggAAGGGGGAGCCCTGGAGCCCGGCAGCCCGGGAGGGGGAGCCCAGGagcccgggagcccgggagcccaggagccgggagcccgggagcccgggAGTCCAGGAGCCGGGAGCCCGGTagcccgggagcccgggagcccgggACCCGGGAGCCTGAGAGCCCGGGAGCCGGGATCTGGGAGCCCGGGAGTCCGGGAGCCGGGAGCCCGAGagcccgggagcccgggagcccgaGAGCCGGGGGCCGGGAccccgggagcctgggagcctgggagcctgggagcctggggccagcatctcccgagcaaacgcccgggagcacA GAGCCCGGGAGCGCGGGAGCCGGGAGCGCAGGAGCCGGGAGCCTTGagcccgggagcccgggagccaggagcccaggagcccgggagccgggagcccgggagccgggagccgggagcccgggagcccgggagcctgggagcctggaacaCAGGAGCCGGGAGACCGGGAGCCGGGAGCCCAGGAgcccgggagccgggagcccgggagccgggagcccgggagatgggagccgggagcccgggagcccgaGAGCCGGGGGccgggaccctgggagcctggagcccggGAGATGggagccgggagcccgggagccgggagcccgggagGGGGAGCCCGGGAGCCCAGGAGCCCGGGAGggggagcccgggagcccgggagcccgggagcccaggagccgggagcccgggagcccgggagccgggAGACCGGTAgcctggagcccgggagcccgggagccgggagcccgAGAGCCCGGGAGCCAGGATCCGGTagcccgggagcccgggagccgggagcccgggagcccgaGAGCTGGGGGCCGGGAccccgggagcctgggagcctgggagcctgggagcctggggccagcatctcccgagcaaacgcccgggagcacAGTGACtagtttacagcagctctcgagtcttcgcctgggagcccgggagccgggagcccgggagcccgggagcgcgggagccgggagcccgggagcgcgggagccgggagcccgggagccgggagccgggagcccgggATCCCGGGAGCCCAGGAGCCGGGAAcccgggagccgggagcccgggagcccgggagcccgggagcctgggagccgggagcccgggagccaggggcccgggagcccgggagccggCAGCCCGGGAGCCGGGAGACTGGTTTAA
- the LOC136160843 gene encoding spidroin-2-like: protein MGAREPGAREPGAREHGSREPGARDPGSPGAVSPGAGSPEARDPGAREPGAHEPGIREPGSREPGSPGGRAREPGSREPGSREPTSPGSGSPGAGSPGAREGEPGSPGAGSPAAGSPRARDPGAREGEPGSPGARESGIREPGAGSPGARPGVRDPGAGSPGAREPGALSPGAREPGAREPQSPGAGEPGAGKPGAREAGAREVGAREPGGPGSWEPGAGRPGAREPGSREPGSREPGSQEPGAREMGAGSPGAREPGAGTLGAWSPGDGSREPGSREPGRGSPGARQPGRGSPGAREPGSPGAGSPGARESRSREPGSPGAREPGTREPESPGAGIWEPGSPGAGSPRAREPGSPRAGGRDPGSLGAWEPGSLGPASPEQTPGSTVTSLQQLSSLRLGAREPGAREPGSPGAGSPGAREPGAQEPGALSPGAREPGARERGSRERRSREP from the exons atgggagcccgggagccgggagcccgggagccgggagcccgggagcacgggagccgggagccgggagcccgggATCCCGGGAGCCCGGGGGCCGTGAgcccgggagccgggagcccggAAGCCCGGGatccgggagcccgggagccgggagcccACGAGCCCGGGatccgggagcccgggagccgggagcccgggagcccgggagggagagcccgggagcccgggagccgggagcccggCAGCCGGGAGCCCACGAGCCCGGGatccgggagcccgggagccgggagcccAGGAGCCCGGGAGGGAGagcccgggagcccgggagccgggagcccggCAGCCGGGAGCCCACGAGCCCGGGATCCGGGAGCCCGGGAGGGAGAGCCTGGGAGTCCGGGAGCCCGGGAGTCCGGGATCCGGGAgccgggagccgggagcccgggagcccg CCCGGGAGTCCGGGATccgggagccgggagcccgggagcccgggagccgggagccttgagcccgggagcccgggagccagGAGCCCGGGAgccccagagcccgggagccgggGAGCCGGGAGCCGGGAAGCCGGGAGCCCGGGAGGCGGGAGCCCGGGAGgtgggagcccgggagcccgggGGCCCGGGATCCTGGGAGCCGGGAGCCGGGAGaccgggagcccgggagccgggGAGCCGGGAGCCGGGGAGCCGGGAGCCAGGGAGCCAggagccgggagcccgggagatgggagccgggagcccgggagcccgaGAGCCGGGGGccgggaccctgggagcctggagcccggGAGATGggagccgggagcccgggagccgggagcccggAAGGGGGAGCCCTGGAGCCCGGCAGCCTGGGAGGGGGAGCCCAGGagcccgggagcccgggagcccaggagccgggagcccgggagcccgggAGTCCAGGAGCCGGGAGCCCGGTagcccgggagcccgggagcccgggACCCGGGAGCCTGAGAGCCCGGGAGCCGGGATCTGGGAGCCCGGGAGTCCGGGAGCCGGGAGCCCGAGagcccgggagcccgggagcccgaGAGCCGGGGGCCGGGAccccgggagcctgggagcctgggagcctgggagcctggggccagcatctcccgagcaaacgcccgggagcacAGTGACtagtttacagcagctctcgagtcttcgcctgggagcccgggagccgggagcccgggagcccgggagcccgggagccgggagcccgggagcGCGGGAGCCGGGAGCGCAGGAGCCGGGAGCCTTGagcccgggagcccgggagccagGAGCCCGGGAGCGCGGGAGCCGGGAGCGCAGGAGCCGGGAGCCTTGa